One genomic segment of Gossypium arboreum isolate Shixiya-1 chromosome 3, ASM2569848v2, whole genome shotgun sequence includes these proteins:
- the LOC108476155 gene encoding signal recognition particle 43 kDa protein, chloroplastic yields the protein MAFLIPKSPILKITLTVDHACATSHFLQLSKLTSLSPHGLSNMETLLLNQTLCRLDLSPKPKRPLCIAPQIFHFKPNKSFALFAVQNQERDFQETGNTLQADVSDESFSEVSKIIGSRAVPGGKAMEYLIEWKDGHAPSWVPQDFIAKDVVAEYETPWWTAAKKADDKALAELLAVEDDWRDVDAVDPDGRTALLFVSGLGSEPCVKVLADAGADINHRDNAGGLTALHMAAGYIKPGVAKLLLDFGADPEIEDDRGLTPLALAKEILKVTPKGNPMQFARRLGLESVVKTLEESIFEYAEVEEIMEKRGKGENLEYLVKWKDGGDNEWVKAKFVAEDLVADFEAGLEYAVAEGVVGKRMGDDGKNEYLVKWIDMEQPTWEPEENVDPELIKEFDDASQGNGGVVKNNGESSDVS from the coding sequence atGGCGTTTCTTATCCCAAAATCTCCCATCCTCAAGATTACACTCACTGTGGACCATGCTTGTGCCACTTCACATTTCCTTCAACTCTCCAAACTCACTTCCCTTTCACCACACGGTCTCTCAAACATGGAAACTCTCCTCTTAAACCAAACACTATGCCGTCTCGACCTTTCCCCTAAACCAAAACGCCCACTGTGTATTGCTCCTCAGATCTTCCACTTCAAACCCAACAAAAGCTTTGCCCTCTTTGCTGTCCAAAATCAAGAAAGGGACTTCCAAGAAACAGGGAACACACTCCAAGCGGACGTCAGCGATGAATCCTTCAGTGAAGTCAGTAAAATCATCGGCAGCAGAGCAGTCCCCGGCGGGAAAGCCATGGAGTATTTAATAGAATGGAAAGATGGTCACGCTCCTTCATGGGTTCCACAAGATTTTATAGCTAAAGACGTGGTGGCGGAATACGAAACCCCATGGTGGACAGCGGCCAAAAAAGCCGACGACAAGGCGTTGGCTGAACTTTTAGCAGTGGAGGATGATTGGCGCGACGTGGATGCTGTAGACCCAGATGGTAGAACAGCTCTTCTGTTTGTATCCGGTCTTGGGTCAGAACCGTGTGTTAAGGTCTTAGCTGACGCCGGAGCTGATATTAACCACCGTGATAACGCCGGTGGGTTAACAGCTCTTCATATGGCAGCCGGGTATATAAAACCCGGTGTAGCTAAACTGTTGTTGGATTTCGGGGCGGATCCCGAAATCGAAGACGACAGAGGTTTAACACCTTTAGCTTTAGCTAAAGAGATTCTAAAAGTAACACCCAAAGGAAATCCAATGCAGTTCGCTAGAAGATTGGGGCTTGAAAGTGTGGTAAAAACATTAGAGGAATCGATATTTGAATACGCTGAGGTTGAAGAAATAATGGAGAAGAGAGGGAAAGGTGAGAACTTGGAGTACTTGGTGAAATGGAAAGATGGTGGTGATAATGAATGGGTTAAAGCTAAGTTTGTGGCGGAGGATTTGGTGGCGGATTTCGAGGCGGGGTTGGAGTACGCGGTGGCGGAAGGGGTGGTGGGGAAGAGGATGGGGGATGATGGGAAGAATGAGTATTTGGTTAAATGGATTGATATGGAACAacctacatgggagcctgaggagAATGTGGATCCTGAATTGATAAAGGAATTTGATGATGCAAGTCAAGGGAATGGTGGGGTTGTGAAGAACAATGGGGAATCAAGtgatgtttcatga
- the LOC108475820 gene encoding auxin-responsive protein SAUR67-like, with protein sequence MISARNLIKLARKWQKMAAIKRKRITFSTTASMVEKGHFVVYSADKKRRFMLPLEYLKNEMVMELFTLAEEEFGIPSNGHLILPFDSTFMEYTIGLIKRKASKEVEKALIMSIVNDRCSSSSLNLYQQETRQQLPIRSF encoded by the exons ATGATCAGTGCAAGGAATCTTATTAAACTGGCAAGGAAATGGCAAAAAATGGCAGCAATTAAGAGAAAAAGAATCACATTCTCGACCACAGCATCAATGGTGGAGAAGGGTCACTTTGTGGTATATAGCGCTGATAAGAAGCGT CGCTTTATGCTTCCATTGGAATATCTGAAGAACGAAATGGTGATGGAGTTGTTCACCTTGGCAGAAGAAGAGTTTGGAATTCCAAGCAATGGACACCTGATTTTGCCCTTTGATTCAACCTTCATGGAATATACTATTGGATTGATCAAAAggaaagcaagtaaagaagtGGAGAAAGCATTGATTATGTCTATAGTTAATGACCGTTGCTCATCATCATCATTGAATCTCTATCAGCAAGAAACAAGGCAACAGTTACCAATAAGGAGTTTCTAA
- the LOC108475821 gene encoding auxin-responsive protein SAUR67-like has product MISARKLIKLARKWQKLAAIRRKRITFSRTSSMVEKGHFVVYSADEKRFLLPLEYLKNEMVMELFNLAEEEFGIPSNGHLILPFDSTFMEYAIGLIKRKASKEVEKALIMTIVNGRCSSSSNLYQQETSQQLPIWSF; this is encoded by the coding sequence ATGATCAGTGCAAGGAAGCTTATTAAACTGGCAAGGAAATGGCAAAAATTGGCAGCAATTAGGAGAAAAAGGATCACATTCTCGAGGACATCGTCAATGGTGGAGAAGGGTCACTTTGTTGTGTATAGCGCAGATGAGAAGCGCTTTTTGCTTCCTTTGGAATATCTGAAGAATGAAATGGTGATGGAGTTGTTCAACTTGGCAGAAGAAGAGTTCGGAATTCCAAGCAATGGGCACCTCATATTGCCCTTTGATTCAACCTTCATGGAATATGCAATTGGATTGATCAAAAggaaagcaagtaaagaagtGGAGAAAGCATTGATCATGACTATAGTTAATGGCCGTTGCTCATCATCATCGAACCTCTATCAGCAAGAAACAAGCCAACAGTTACCAATATGGAGTTTCTGA
- the LOC108476153 gene encoding uncharacterized protein LOC108476153: protein MHAKTDSEATSIDTSWPPRSPPRRPVYYVQSPSNHDVEKMSYGSSPTGSPTHQYYHCSPIHHSRESSTSRFSASLKNPRSLSGWKHVKVGQGGDDVEEDDDNGGEMDGRDECKANNFRLYICLVLLFSLLFTVFSLILWGASKSYKPKVFIKHIVFESIYYQAGNDQSGVPTDMISLNSTVLISYRNPATFYAVHVASTPWELHHFQLKIASGQMKKFTQSRKSGRKVVTIVKGYQVPLYGGIPVLGNTREHKESIAVPLNLTFVMRSRGYILGRLVKTKFYGKIRCFVTLKGNKLGKPLNLTDSCIYQ, encoded by the exons ATGCATGCAAAAACTGATTCAGAAGCGACGAGTATCGACACTTCATGGCCACCAAGGTCACCACCACGAAGGCCGGTTTACTATGTTCAGAGTCCTTCAAACCACGACGTTGAGAAAATGTCGTATGGGTCGAGCCCAACTGGTTCACCAACTCACCAGTATTACCATTGCTCCCCTATTCACCATTCCAGGGAGTCTTCCACGTCGAGATTCTCGGCTTCTCTTAAGAACCCGAGGAGTCTTTCGGGTTGGAAGCATGTCAAGGTTGGTCAAGGCGGCGATGATGTGGAAGAAGACGACGACAATGGTGGTGAAATGGACGGTCGTGATGAATGCAAAGCTAATAACTTCAGGCTTTATATTTGTCTTGTTTTATTGTTTTCCTTGCTGTTTACGGTTTTCTCTTTGATCTTGTGGGGTGCTAGTAAGAGTTACAAGCCTAAAGTCTTCATTAAG CACATTGTGTTCGAGAGCATCTATTACCAGGCAGGAAATGATCAATCAGGGGTGCCTACTGATATGATTTCACTGAATTCAACGGTTCTGATCTCATATAGAAATCCAGCTACTTTCTATGCCGTCCATGTTGCCTCTACTCCATGGGAGCTTCACCATTTCCAGCTCAAAATTGCCTCTGGACAG atGAAGAAGTTTACACAATCAAGGAAAAGTGGGAGGAAAGTAGTGACAATTGTGAAAGGGTATCAAGTTCCATTATATGGTGGGATACCTGTTCTTGGAAACACAAGAGAGCACAAAGAAAGCATAGCAGTGCCACTGAACCTGACATTTGTAATGAGGTCAAGGGGTTACATTTTGGGCAGATTGGTGAAGACCAAGTTTTATGGGAAAATCAGATGCTTTGTTACTCTCAAGGGAAATAAGCTTGGGAAGCCTCTTAATTTGACAGATTCATGTATTTATCAGTGA